CTTCGGACTGATCGTCTACGCACTGCTGGGCATCGGCACCGACGCCATCGTCCGGGCACTGGAACGACGAGCATTGAGGTACCGCACATGACAATGACGGCATCACGAACAACCCACATCGCAGGCGAACTGCGCGACGTGAACAAGTGGTACGGCGATCACCATGTCCTGACCGATATTTCGGTGCGCGTTGACAGCGGCGAGATCGTCGCGCTGATCGGACGGAGCGGCTCCGGCAAGTCGACGGTGCTTCGCGTCCTGGCCGGCCTGTCGACCGATCACACCGGTCATCGCGCCGTGGTCGGAGCGCCTGCACTGGCCTTCCAGGAACCCCGCCTGTTTCCGTGGCGCGACGTGCGCACCAACGTGGCGTACGGTCTCACCCGTAGCAGGCTGCCGCGGGCGCAGGTACTGGCCAGCGCCGATCGGGCGTTGGCCGACGTCGGGCTGAGCGACTGGGCCGACGCGTGGCCCCTGACACTGTCCGGCGGTCAGGCGCAACGCGTTTCGCTGGCGCGGGCACTGGTGGCCGAACCCGAACTGCTGCTGCTCGACGAGCCCTTCGGTGCACTCGACGCGTTGACCCGGTTGAGCATGCGGGCGCTACTGCTCGATTTGTGGCGCGAGCACCGGTTCGGTGTGCTTCTCGTGACGCACGACGTGGACGAGGCGGTCGCGCTCGCCGATCGGGTGGTGGTCCTCGAGGAGGGCGAAGTCATCCACACCCTCGAGATCGACGATCCACGGCAATCGACGAATTCCGAGCACTACCGTGCAGAGCTGCTCGATCAGCTCGGTGTGCGCGACTGATACGAAAAGGGGTCTCTATGCGGAAGCTCGCCGTTGTCACTGCACTACTCGCGGTGCTCCTCGCGGGATGTGTCTCCCGCCAGGACAGCTCCGGCCCCTCCGAAGCGCCTGAAACGGTTGCGCTTTCGGAACTGTCGGACCTGACGCTCAACGTCGGCGATCAGAAGGGCGGCACCGAATCACTGCTGCGTGCCGCAGGGGCGCTGGACAATTTGCCGTACAAGATCGCGTTCTCCACGTTCACGTCTGGCCCACCTCAGATCGAGGCGGCCACAGCGGGCAAGATCGACTTCGCGATCACCGGTAACACGCCGCCGATCTTCGGTGCGGCATCGAACGCGAAGGTGAAGGTCGTATCCGCCTACGACGGCAGCGGCAGGGGAGACAAGCTACTCGTCCACGCCGATTCGCCGATCCGCGCGGTATCCGACCTGCGCGGCAGGAAGATCGCCGTGGGCAAGGGCAGCTCGGCTCACGGCAACGTGTTGGCTCAGCTGCAGCGTGCCGGTCTTTCGCCGTCCGATGTCGAGCTGGTGTTTCTGCAGCCCGCCGACGCTCTTGGCGCGTTCAGGCAAAAGCAGGTCGATGCGTGGGCGATCTGGGATCCCTACACGGCGCAGGCCGAGGCCGACATCCCGGTACGCAGCATCGCCGAAGCTGCCGGCGTCACGAACGGCGCCGGTTTCGGGATCGCATCCGATGCCGCACTCGCCGATCCGAAACGCAACACCGCGCTGAGCGACTTGCTCGTGCGGTACGCCAAGGCAACGCGATGGGCGCAGGACAACCCCGATGAATGGGCGGCGAGTTATGCGGCCGCGGTCGGCTTGGATCCGGCGGTCGCGGCAGCTGCACAGGGCCGAAGCCTACGACTACCAACCGATCTCTCTTCCCAGCTCGTCGCGTCCGAACAAGAATTGGCCGATCTGTTCGCTGAATCCAACCAGATCTCCGACAAACCGGAGTTCAAGAACTGGGTGGATACCCGATACAGCGAATCGCTTGCGCCGCTTTACCTCGACCGAAATTAGGAACGATATGACCGCCCAGCCAACCGGCACGGCCCCAGCCGAATCGCCGTCTCCGACGGCCCCAGCCGAATCGCCGTCTCCGACGGCCCCAGCCGAATCGCCGTCTCCGACGGCCCCAGCCGAATCGCCGTCTCCGACGGCGAAGTTCTTCTGGTTCCTGCCCACCAACGGCGACAGCAGATCCATCGTCGGCGCATCGCACGCGTCGTCGCACCACACCGTGCCCGCCACCTACCGGGCACCATCACGCAGGTATCTCGCGGAGGTGGCCCGCGCCGCGGATCGCCTCGGGTTCGAAGGTGTGCTGACCCCGACCGGAACCTGGTGCGAGGACGCGTGGTTGACGGCGTCGGCCCTGCTCGCCGAAACCGAACGGCTGAAGTTCCTGGTCGCATTCCGGCCTGGGCTGGTTCCCCCGACGCTGGCAGCGCAGCAGGCCGCGACCCTTCAGAGGTTTTCCGAGGGACGGGTGCTGCTCAACATCGTCAGCGGCGGCGACGACGTCGAGCAGCGCCGCTTCGGCGACTGGCTGGGCCACGACGAACGCTATGCACGCACGGGGGAGTTCCTGCACATTGTCAACACGTTGTGGCGTCAGGACTCACTCGATTTCGAGGGCAGGCACTACACGATCAAGGACGCGCGGGTATCGGCAGCACCGGATCCGTTGCCGCAGATTTACTTTGGCGGATCGTCGGCCGCGGCACTGCCGATCGCCGCCGAGTACGTCGACGTGTACCTCACGTGGGGTGAGCCGCCACAGGCTGCGGCGGCCAAGATCGAGCAGGTGCGCAAGCTCGCCGAGGCGCGAGGACGCAAGGTGCGCTTCGGCATCCGCTTGCACACCATCAGCCGCGACACCGCTGCGGCGGCGTGGGGGGTTGCTGACGAGCTGCTCGCCGAACTGAGTCCTGAGCAGATCGCCAAACAGACTGAGCTGCATGCCAAGTCGGAATCCGAAGGTCAACGCCGGATGACCGCTCTGCATGGTGGCCGGGTGGACAACCTGGAGATCTACCCCAACCTGTGGGCCGGTGTCGGCCTGGTTCGCGGCGGGGCGGGCACGGCGCTGGTCGGCAGCCATGAAGAGGTCGCGAACCTGATTTACGAGTACCACTCGGTCGGGTTCGATGAGTTCATCCTGTCCGGCTATCCGCATCTCGAGGAGGCCTACTGGTTCGCCGAGGGCGTGCTTCCGCTGTTGAAACACAAGGGAGTCGCGTAAGGGTCGCCGACTGGAGCCCAGCTTTTGCCTCCGCGTCGGTAGTTAGGTAAACCTGACTCGTGGACGAGTGGTTCGAGCGCAGCCCATTCGTCGGCTTCGCACCGTGGATTGTCTATTGGGTCGTCGCCGACGGCCCGAGCACGTGGATGTTCGGGGCGATCTGCGCGGTGATCTCGGCGCTGTTCCTGGGCATCTCCGCAGGGCGGGGAGGGGCGCGCATGCTCGATGTGGTGACGGTGGTGTTCTTCGTCGGGGTCACCGTCGCCGGCATGGCCGTCGGCGCCGAGGACCGCGACTGGATGGACACCTACGCGACCACGTTGTCCGGCGGAGTTCTCGCGTTGATGGCCCTTGCATCACTGGCGTTCGTCCCTTTCACCCAGCAGTACGCACCGCCGTCAGCGCCGCGACATGACTGGGAGAAAGCGGCGTTCCGCAGGACCAACCAGGTGCTGACGCTGATGTGGGCTCTCGTGTTCGCGCTCATCGCGGTCCTGGGATACGTCGCCGTCGCGGCACCGGCCACGGTCAGCTGGACCAAGGCCGTCATCCCGGTGGTCGTGATCGTCGGTGCCATCGGCATGACCCAGATCTATCCAGACCGGGCGCGGGCCAGAGCCGAACCACTCACCTGAAACTTCGCGCTACTATCTGCGTATGAATGCAGATAAGCAGGTCTGCGGACGACGGCTTGCCGATGACCAGGCCGACCTCGTCGTCGAGGTGTTCAGGATGCTGGCCGATGCCACTCGTGTTCAGCTGCTGTGGGCGTTGGCCGATCGTGAGATGTCGGTCAACGACCTCGCGTCGAGGGTCGCCAAACCGGCGCCGTCGGTGTCTCAGCACCTGGCCAAACTCCGGATGGCGCATTTGGTGCGCACTCGCCGCGAGGGCACCCAGGTGTTCTACCGGCTCGAAAACGATCACGTCCGGCAACTCGTCACCGATGCGGTGCACAACGCGGAGCACGCTACGGGCGGGGTCCCCGCACACCACCTGGACGAGGGCAAGCTGCGCGTCCTGCACGAGAAAGGTGCGGGGTAGTGGGGGTCGGACATTCCCACGACCACACCGATCGCGTCGACGATGCGCTGCGTGACAGCGCCGCGGGCATCCGCGCGGTCAAGATCAGTCTGGTGCTCCTCGGCACCACCGCGGCGGCGCAGCTGATCGTCGTCGCGGTATCGGGTTCAGTCGCCCTGTTCGCCGACACCGTTCACA
The sequence above is drawn from the Mycobacterium gallinarum genome and encodes:
- a CDS encoding ABC transporter ATP-binding protein, with the translated sequence MTMTASRTTHIAGELRDVNKWYGDHHVLTDISVRVDSGEIVALIGRSGSGKSTVLRVLAGLSTDHTGHRAVVGAPALAFQEPRLFPWRDVRTNVAYGLTRSRLPRAQVLASADRALADVGLSDWADAWPLTLSGGQAQRVSLARALVAEPELLLLDEPFGALDALTRLSMRALLLDLWREHRFGVLLVTHDVDEAVALADRVVVLEEGEVIHTLEIDDPRQSTNSEHYRAELLDQLGVRD
- a CDS encoding ABC transporter substrate-binding protein, whose translation is MRKLAVVTALLAVLLAGCVSRQDSSGPSEAPETVALSELSDLTLNVGDQKGGTESLLRAAGALDNLPYKIAFSTFTSGPPQIEAATAGKIDFAITGNTPPIFGAASNAKVKVVSAYDGSGRGDKLLVHADSPIRAVSDLRGRKIAVGKGSSAHGNVLAQLQRAGLSPSDVELVFLQPADALGAFRQKQVDAWAIWDPYTAQAEADIPVRSIAEAAGVTNGAGFGIASDAALADPKRNTALSDLLVRYAKATRWAQDNPDEWAASYAAAVGLDPAVAAAAQGRSLRLPTDLSSQLVASEQELADLFAESNQISDKPEFKNWVDTRYSESLAPLYLDRN
- a CDS encoding LLM class flavin-dependent oxidoreductase, encoding MTAQPTGTAPAESPSPTAPAESPSPTAPAESPSPTAPAESPSPTAKFFWFLPTNGDSRSIVGASHASSHHTVPATYRAPSRRYLAEVARAADRLGFEGVLTPTGTWCEDAWLTASALLAETERLKFLVAFRPGLVPPTLAAQQAATLQRFSEGRVLLNIVSGGDDVEQRRFGDWLGHDERYARTGEFLHIVNTLWRQDSLDFEGRHYTIKDARVSAAPDPLPQIYFGGSSAAALPIAAEYVDVYLTWGEPPQAAAAKIEQVRKLAEARGRKVRFGIRLHTISRDTAAAAWGVADELLAELSPEQIAKQTELHAKSESEGQRRMTALHGGRVDNLEIYPNLWAGVGLVRGGAGTALVGSHEEVANLIYEYHSVGFDEFILSGYPHLEEAYWFAEGVLPLLKHKGVA
- a CDS encoding ArsR/SmtB family transcription factor; the protein is MNADKQVCGRRLADDQADLVVEVFRMLADATRVQLLWALADREMSVNDLASRVAKPAPSVSQHLAKLRMAHLVRTRREGTQVFYRLENDHVRQLVTDAVHNAEHATGGVPAHHLDEGKLRVLHEKGAG